The sequence GAAATCTGCAATATTCTAAATCAGTTTCACATGTATTTTACCCAGGTCTACTTCCTCTCAACATACCATCAGTGGAATTGTCCCAGAAGCAGGAACTAGCAGTTTGAAGCCCTGCACCATTCTTCTGCATGATAATACAAGTCACTGTTGAAATAATACAGATATTGTTAGTGTCTCAATTTACATATTTAGAAAGGCAATGCTGTGTTGGACCATGCTGAAAATGTAATCTCagtagtgttttattaaatgttatcaGCATAACAAAACATCAACTGGAGACAAAAGCAGACCCTTCAAGTGTCTGTTTTGCTCCTGAGCTATGACAGTttgaaaatgtgctttataatgtACTGCTGCAATACTATTCTTCTTACAGAGAGGCACTGCAGGAAGCATGTTTTAAGAGCAGAGGAAGCTTGTGTACTTATAGCTGAAACTAGGGGATTTTATGTAAACTAATGGTTTTTGAATAAAGTTCATTACACAGAaagctgaactacagaagcatgTGCAACACATCATTACAAATGAATgtaggacactgcagctttaataccAATTCTATGAagaagttttacattttacaataaataatgtttaaaaataatgtaaagctTGTTTTTGAGCACATTTCCTTTACTTGGACAAACTAAGGCAGTTATATGCTGCAAAAGGGGAAATAGTCATACCTAAGCATCATAAATTCCACAGCAATGTACAACAGTAATTGTATTTCTCTCTTTACACTCACCAATGTATTTAAAAGGTTTGCCCAGTTTTGTCAGTTGACTTAGACACTGCTCCACAACATTTGATGACCACTGGTTTACTCTGCTATGCTGGTAAGCATTTCCTCCAATAGCACCTTCAACTGACTGGAAACAAATGAAAATTGGTAACGATTTATCTTCAATAAagttttcaataacaaaaaaaaagatctttaaataaatacagtattactttGAATTGGCGCCGCAAGTTTACTttcaattgtgtttattttcaattgtTAAAAACAGCTGCGGCACTTAATTGAGGGCGGTGTTTATCAGAAATACTATGGTTTTTGAatggtgctgtattttattacatgatttaaggcattttagaagttGTGCCGTGAGAGCTTCCGATCTGCGgcaatatatttgtgtgttttgggggcttgAATACAGCACATTTACGGACGGTTATGACCCATAAGGTTGGAGTTGGGAGGTCGGGAGTATtgtaccagtgaatcaggagtgtgtcTTGGTTGCTATGGGAcgggagaagaggaggagagagagagagagagagagagagagagagagagagaacggtagttgagtgtgatgcagttgtttttcataacaaaaaatattacctccgaatatcggtttgatttctgttaaaactaaaatagatcctactgttttttttttctttttaattaacctgcttgtttgtaatttctctaagagaaaccgaaactaaatcttctcatagaaaaaaaaaaaaaaaaaaaaattgcttattatgtatttgtatagGACTGagaaattccaattgaataaaaaaacaaaacaactaaaccccctaaaAGACGACATCTTCAGCCAGCTAGTGGTTAGAGTGACCAGCAAAGCTCCAAGTTCccctgagtttaagttttcaccatccaagctggtgacgaggtaaacagacacccttgttttatcccctgctgtgttggcactaaACTCTGCTGGGgctagggggggtggggggaccccatgaaggactgctgtgctgtaaatagTTCATATTGGGTGGTCTTTCAGgactgtactataaaatacaatttgcttACTAAAGtgtgtgatttccattacatgagagtagatgttaaaacttcatgctgatctgaACTCAGCTCTCAtcaagcaccaactaagacgtagctttacagtaaactaatgtgatccatctgcatctccatccatttgcatttctttccatctgatgatgtcaatatccttctgcctgctgttgatggctgaagtgcaatgctggctccagggatcagcttattttgccttcccagcgcatcagcttACATAactgctgcgatgctggctccatgGATCAACCACaatgtggtctccccagcgcatcagcatgacaaccttctggaccgagctaagtagggtacatctctggggtcttcaagtgggcaccttccgtcctctgtgtttcgtcgactagcctaCGACACCTCAGGAGGggtcgacagtgattctggcgtcccatcaCCACCCCCCTCCATTCCTCCCTCAaatcaacccagcttacttagttgtacatcagcgttgctttctttctaaccagaatctttccgtctcaaccacagccagttgctgctcctttctgctgcttcagataagttcttcactgtgcgacacaactcttggccactgaacctgacatctgagaaatcgggttgtagagtgtgccacaaatccttgacaacccgcCTCCATTGgctaaacccggactctccatcctagctgttctgcttcagcagctagttgagcaaacCGAAGTTTCTTcatctcatacgcctcatccacagcatcctacCATGGCACTGTTACCTCTACCAGAAGAACAAGGCatgttgatccagaccacaagaaaagGTATGGCCGAAGGTTAGTAGTGGCAATCTccggtggaaaaataagccgttgactaacatctgccagcattttccagcctctagcagcttccagttgtcctgggcgaggcttggttttaacaccttttcttagtggttactctcctggatggaggaatattgtctcttgtgtgtaatgctttgatggaactggtggcaacttattggtcatgttacgcttgtcttccaatgctaaggccaaacattgcagcacctggtcatggcaccaagtaaaccgtccttggctaaggcccatcttacatcctgtcaaaatgtgccttaaatgttgcagatgatgaaaacaaaggacatgagggatcctcacccacccagaggtttaggttctgtggtgatggatgAACATTCTGTTCCACTATCCATAGGATTTGTTCCACagtctcccatctcatccattatccctgcttggcctgggaaaaggcctttacacacctcatcctctcctgcttttgcacctcgttgactaccagcttcctccgttgagctgggattgccttgtgccatgtaatAGGAGTGGAACTGAGATCAAGCCCcactcttccatgctgaactcgCCCCATAATATTACCGATTCGAAAgtcagccttagcatcttccatggctttctttgccgcccactttctttcagttttcaacacaggtgctgcctcccttacgcatgtCGCATGAATCTATGAATGTCATTTCCAGctggaccttggcgcacttaaactccctGGTTAGAGTAGAggctggtagctgcagtattcatttaccataaagtcccactctgctgactaaagtgtgtgtacattagtttgtaatacATGCTGGATTGAGGCTGCCGTCTTTTAGGGGCATCACATATACAGAGCCAGAGTTGtgcgtttctttattttttgagcaggggtacaaaaaaaataatctttacatttctttatttatttattgcggcATTTATTGGAGGGtggcgtctattaaaaagctgatatctgagagGTGTAAATTCGAGGCGGGGCgctaattcaaagtaatacaacaaacaaataagGCAGCAACATTTTTGTAAGAGACTTAGCAAGTAATAGACAACATTATAGTCTCCGCCTTACCTCTTTGATGATGGTGCTAATTTCGTCAACAACAAAGGTAGTCTATTAGAAACAAAGAGACAGCATTTAGATTTTGATGAATGTCATTTTTGGTAGCAAACATTAAAAATTGGTAAATACAACATATAGTACAGACACAAACCCCGCTTGTAAAGTATTTTCAGGATTCAGAAAGAAGTCTGGGATGAACACGCTTTCCCAAACACCCTGGCACTTGATTGGTCGTGTTTGCATTACAAGGATgtcagaatttaaaataattcttaaattaaaatataactgACTGTAATTTGTAAacgaacaaaatacaaaaattaacGTACATTATGTATGAGTATGGTTATtacattaaatcaatttaaataaataaataggatcttgcttaattattaaaaaaaaaaaaaaaaaaacacacacaacacttaaTGTCTTAACTAGTGAAAAACATCAACGACCAAAATCTTCACTGCCGATAAGAcgatatgtaaaataaatcacatcgattttttttttttttttttttttttttgcataaactgaacattgttttctttataattaAACTGTCCAGTTCACTTTTGTCTTTTCAACCTGACGCCACAAATGAAAATTGGACATTGTGTCATCTATTACAGTTATTTAGATGTTGTATAAATAACCCCATAACGTAATAACAAAACCGCATTATTTGTGCAGTTATAGTcgattttgtattacttttattggTAGTTTCATAAACCGAAATATAATGCATTGTTTACCTCCTCGCCAGTCTGAAACTCTTCCATGTTGTTACTGAATATGCTTCCCGTGCTCCAATTACTGCGCATGCACACAGCTGTTAAATTAGGCCCTTCCAAAGGGGGCATGGAATCCCTGTATTTGTACCACTGCCGGGAGAAGAGTGAGGTCGTGCAAATCTCAAATCGGCTTGACACAGCTGCAGCTCGTAAAATGCTGTGTCGCTTTGCTACAAGCAGAGGTTATGGCTTATTAGTAACAGTTTCGGATTCTACAATGCAGTCCAGGGGAAACTTTCTCTAGTCAAGTTATaccgttaggttattaccataaccctgaaaaagaatgacaaccattaccaaatgtgAAGAGCCCTcactgaccgtcaatcactgatcatatattaaaaaagctgccctaccaGGGCCcagctgtgagggggaagtccctcccacctcctgctgaagagggacgtcctcacagtagcatatggccattttctttcgaaatcagaggtcagctggggacactaCCTCGaagagtaatggttgtcattctttttcagggaaccagggttatggtaataacctaactttccttttcaatggaatgacaaccatgtGATGTCCAAgatgtcgtggctccagattaccgacagtacagcctgacggcaatagcctcagagcccacatgacgcctaagggcattccgcctgcaaaactctagagcccagagagggtctcgctcggtttgcaacatcaagaaCAAactgtgcaaatgtctgactaccagttcatgtagcagcattgcatagctcatctaaggaggcgccatgaaggaaagcccacgaagttgcctggcccctggtagaatgggccgtaatgtcccctggtaagggggagtccgtctgttcatacgccaggCGTATCGCATccgccacccagtgcgctagacgttgcttcgatagggcctgacctttagagtgggacccatagcagaaaaacagctggttggactctccaggacgccgtcctatccaagtaacagcgcagagcccgaactgggcaaagcgtgtgctgtctacggtcctcctctgactcatgcgggggaggtctgaaagtttccaaaaccactggttggttaatgtgGAATGAAGAtatcacctttggcaaaaaggctggactGTTCTTAATGTCATTTcctgtgaaagccatgcatgtgtcatcgatggagagtgtatgaagctcacttacttgtctggcagacgtaatggctattaaaaacgccaccttcattGGAACAGGGCTCCGTTCTGCTGACGCCAGGTGCTCGAATGAGAGACCCGTAAGGACcagcagtaccagttctagatcctacttggggaccatacttttcatggtaggacgaagcctctgagcccctttaagaaattgcactgccaggaagtgtgccccaggggacacagagtcaattttgttgtggcacactgatattgttgccaggaataccttcaaagtggatgctgattttcctgcgtcaaacagtgttgtaagaaggttaatattgtctcaataaaGCAGGTCACAGGATTGttaccttcggcaatgcaccagtcttggaaaactttctactactgggctctagtgctcggtgtCCTATCAgacctagtggaaggattctcgaggcgggcctgtaggagagcatcctctctgaatagggagtgtGGCTTctaacgaccgaatcctgtcttccgacagtgaggcaagcatgctcacagagttcagttttattcctaggaacactgtggactgagacggtatgaagttgctcttctgttgatgtatagagagccttagcttcaccacatgatctatgacctgtatTGTGTGTGCCTCGGCGCATGCTTTGAAAtgcacgcaaactagccaatcatccagatagttcaggatccgaataccccacagcggaggcagtgctgcatccatgtacTTTGAGAAAGTGCAGAATGGCAGTGAGAGGCCAAACAGCAGCTCGCAGAATTCagacgcgttgccttgaaaggcgaagcgcagattgggacatggaagtaggcgtcttgcaggtcgatcgatgtgaaccattTGCCCagctggatggactggaggatacgctgtgctgttaacatgttgaacttcctctatttgaggaacaagttgaggaccctgaggtccagaataggtctgaaaccaccgtccctTTTGGACACCAGGAATGTTAGGCATTGATGGTAAGCAGAAAGGCACGAAAATTTGGAAGCAACCTCCGTGGTCTtatgggacctctcaaggctcacaacAATGGTCGCCCCAAACGTTTGGCCCGGTGTAATGGGTCTTTCAATaatgccaccttctcggtctctaccACCTTGGCCTGAGTTAGCCACAGGTGTCTTCGGGTGGCTACCAgtgccgctagagacctgcctgatgcctgacctaactcctccTTTAGGTTGGTCATTGCCCTTGTTACCGCCAATAGGTCACCTGTGTCCATCTTCGTTGCCCtatcctgcagcctctcagccagctgtgtctaGTACAAGACCAGTATGGCCATAGCATTGGCCACTCTAGTTGACAGTGCCGTTGACACGTACACCTTTTTTTGGCATCGCACGGCTTGGAAGGGCAGTAGGGTCTTTGTCCCCTTTGGTGAAGGTGGACCCCTtcaccagtactgtgactgtaTCCCTGATGGTGGGGAACATgcctagacctgcttcttgggctcctgcggtgtgtatcagggcctctgctgttctagaggaTGAGGGGgcggatgctgggttgctccaggatgagcACATCAGCTCAAgaaagtcctggcacaaggggagggcattctgtaggttcccctttccctcttgctCAGCTGGCCAGGGAACATCCATGGAAGCAGCTGCACACTTCATCAAggcctggaactcctccctctgtgatacaTGTGGAAGGGGCGGTATAGAtcccccgctgtggcctgcccaactgaCGTGGCAGGTTCGGACGAGGTCGGCaccaaggtcggtgccgagtctATCGGCGTCGAGGTCGGCGCAGCTCAGAGGGCTCTTCcaattcagtaatggttgtcattggTTGTCCGAAAGGGAATTACCACTACCAGCCGCGACTGACAGGGAGTATACCTGCTCTGTATTGCAAAGTGGCTTTCTAATGTATCTCCATCCAGCTATACAAAAGATACAAAAAAGACTATTGGGTAGGGATTTTTGATAGTGGTACAAAGATTGATAAATGGATGATAATTAATTCTGTAGGTATGAGAGTTCATTAAACTAGTAGTACCTTGCAGTGTATTTTAGAGCAATTAAAATCCCCTACAGTCTCTTAACCTATTCTTCAAAACAGCACAGCTTTTTATTGTAGCTACTGTAGTCTGCCAGTATTTCGCACCCTGATTAATGGTGTAGTTGTGCAGCTGCATACGTACTTCTGTAAACATGTGTATAACATTTTGCCATTTTTGCCCTACTTAAAGTAAATGTTTACTATAGTCAAACACAATGATCCAAAAaacgttttaataataacattttattgtagCTTTGAATACCGAATACAGAGGATATGTTCAGGGTATGGAGCTTTTATGAGCAGCATTTGCCAAGTCAGGCTTTTCTAATAAATCAagaatactgaatgatcattCATACATTATTtagattaaatcaattaattacgggattattttacctggcatTTTCATTGTCAACAAACTATGATTTGACGTGGATTAATttcgaaccctgtttatggc is a genomic window of Polyodon spathula isolate WHYD16114869_AA chromosome 6, ASM1765450v1, whole genome shotgun sequence containing:
- the LOC121316971 gene encoding dynein light chain Tctex-type 1, producing the protein MRSNWSTGSIFSNNMEEFQTGEETTFVVDEISTIIKESVEGAIGGNAYQHSRVNQWSSNVVEQCLSQLTKLGKPFKYIVTCIIMQKNGAGLQTASSCFWDNSTDGSCTVRWENKSMYCIVSVFGLAL